GTGGGACTTGTAATAACAAATTATGTCGTGGGAAAGTTCTAGAAGACAATTGAATTTTCTGGGTATAAGATTACACTGACtgtgatattttcataaaaattttgAAGTTctgatatatacaatacattttgataaatgttaCCATATTGTTAATTTCTTGAGTATTGCTTTTTTAGTCTATAAATTTGGTAAGGAGTTGcaaaccaacaacaacatccgaaagagaaataaaaataaaaatggcgCGGTTTCGGATGTATAATGATGGAACCGTGGAAATATAGGGGCAGAAAACAAAGTATGATCATGATACGattatgtataaaattattgaaaaacaCAACCTAAACCAGCATGTAAAGTTAGGAATACACATGTATTGGATGAGGTTAATTACACAGGGATCTGAatattagttacagtttacatAATAATGAACCCACCAAAGTATACTAAGACCATTTTAAACGTTTTGGgggtttagataaaaaaaaaaccggtAAAAGTCCTATTATATAGATCAAACATCTGTAAAATCTAattttttaccgatttttgatctagacccctaCACACGTCTTAAATGGTCTATGAATGATGGGTCCATAATTATTTAAACTGTAACTAGTTCTCAGATCTCTGTGGTTAATTGGTGTGCATATTCTGAtaactgtatataaaaatattactttaaatgTGTTCAACTATCTTTATTCCATAATCTATATAGATGCCACGGCTTTGCAGACCCATGTTATGCAAAATGTCTGCAAAAATCTgacatttatacaaaacataaatgtatctCCTAGACATGATACTAACAGTACTGTTAATATTTCCAAATATACACTGCATGAACAAAACGTTCCTGGTTTAAATAGTACATACTAATTATTACAGTACAACTACTGTAACAAGAGCTAATAGTACATGGAATTAtcgaaattttcaaaatgatcaaAATCTGAAAATTAATGCTTGACACCAAGACACCTACTTTAAGACAATAACCATCACGTGATGTTATATGTTTGTTTCTTCAAGCTAAAATTCAATACGTGTCCCGTAATAACTTACTACTTCAGTAAAGCGATCTTATAAGTTTACATGTCACTCGTCTGAGGTTAGATATCTTAACAATAGGTCGGCAACTATATTAATGTAAATCTAGTGAATTATAAATACATGCGTACCTTAATAACAAAGAGAGACACTAGTGCGTAAAGTTTAAATTGAGAAATGGGGAAAACAATAGAAAGGTCTTCTAATCTGATGTAAAATCgtattaagaaaaaaaagagcaatttaattttttaaattttatgttgATGTGAAATTCTTTCGGGCTGATTGATAACGTCAAATGTCTCTGCAGGTTAAtactatacaaatattgactttttgtaggttaatacgaggaattgttcAACATGAGAAAGGTGATATTCACCTTTCAAATGTTTAACAATTCCATGTATTAACCTACAAtagttttgttatatgaaacaaTACAATGATACGAAATTTGCTACTTGGAACAATTTTGAAACAAGGACAGCGCAAtgactaattaaacaaaaaaaattaaaaaaaaatcttcatccaCGTATCTTTCACAATTAATTGTCCAGTTTACTATTGCGTTAACGACACCATTTTGATAAAACGTAgatattatatctttttatcAGGATTATATAcgtaattcaaaattaaacagtAATTAAGTACAATATGCAACATCATATAACAAGGTATTCAACATGCGACATCGGAAATATGCAGAAATTTGCATTATTTACAAAACCACGCTTGATtgtgttaaagggacaattcactcaggctaattcttttacataaccaagaagagaaatatgacataaatgtattgttctatatttcttatgaaacaaataacgttaaacattgacaaattccacgtcattgttaagtattttaattaatatcgttgaaatatcaaatcgttgatcaatacgattatgcaggtacaatatggacgctgtacccatacccgagccaaagtcacgcacgttaaacaaatgaactacataaccactgcgaaggtgataaaatgattttgaggcaagataattcacctaataaggtaaacaaactattgtcagagcgatttaagcagttatagacaaaagttgcattactctacgagcaagggacagggttcggcatacaagatgttcgaccacaatgtgtaatggcggacaacgagcgagtttgaaaatttcacacacatgtcaccaccattgGGTTTTCAggcacatcacagtaaaaccgactgatctaaattccattagaactaggttttttccgatatatgtacatatgttaatgttctcttagaatgaattgtccctttaacgaTATCAGGcactattttgaaattgtgttgGAGTGTTTGAAGAAACGGAGatatttataacacaaataaCACTTGCTACAGTTACATGGAAATGTCTGGGGTACGGTGCGCTCATTGTCTTATTGAGATTGTCGTTATTGGTGACACAGCATACCATTTTCTACCTTGAAGCGAACAATTTTTCGCCATTTTAATTGCAACGGCAACCATGTACGTGACGTAGTTTCTCCCCCGTTGTATACGTAGTTGCTCATGACTATCATTTTGCTAGACGGCAAAACATCGAAATGAAGATTAGGAATACTTGCAGAAAAATCTGCATATATTAAGAGTTGTATTCTAATACTCGACAATCGATATAGAAatccagaaacatatatacatagagattggcaacttcgcCAATTTCATttacgataggcagatgtacctctctATGTCCCTAGgggcttttagataaactcttaaatagttaaatacagcagaataactttgatatgttataaaagttaagtaattttcagatggtttgagtacgattttggaaagaaaaaataatattttaacttatatgttaataaaacaaaatgcacttccggttttgaatgcctgattttcgaaaaaccaggtaaaattgctcattttcatactttcaaaaatcatattaaataacatcaattgggaaaactgatcacatcaaaccatgatataatgtttaaactttgtgttgatgcaaaagtatcatgtttaaaagaatacacttaaatgtAGTTAGCctagggaaaatgcctataaactggaggtccctctgcctgtcaatatagacaaagaaggagtttctaatccctatgtatatatatttctgagatATCCTTGTGTTTTATGACACTTTAactttttgtttcggaaaggtagtgccACTTATTACTGGGCAAGCCATATGGATAAAGGGAAGTAACCTGTGCTGTATTGCAGATTAGCAGTGTATTCTAAAAGAAAGTAGAGCCAAAACCTTTATCTATTAGTCCCCTCCCCAGTCTTAATTGTCTACAAACTTACCATATTATAAAGAactattacatttaatttaagaTATTTCGGTATTTTTTCGGAGTTCGCCAACTGTAACAGTTACACCCCTGTAActaactttttttaaattttattttttggtttcttttttaatgaaaaatcaaTGACATCAGAATGAATTTACCCCAAAAAAAACCTTGTTTTCTTgacacaaataaaataataacaaaacgCCTGTCTTCTTTGTCGGCGTCTTTCACATTCCATACCTTGGTTAGGGCCGGTTTCCTTGGGCCCCCGGTTTCCGTTCCGGATTTAGTACGCGTAATCCATTTCCTGTTTAAAAGTTGTTTTCAGACGAACTCTGGTTCCTCGCGATCGGACTTGTACATTTTTGGGAGAGCACACTACAGGACCCGTAAGTAGtacaaatattgtaataatatatGGCAAAAGACTGTTTAGAAGTATTCATATATACTTTGTCTTTTACTGGTTGTTCAAgttaaaaattacaattttattgGGTTTGAAGTTTCAACTGTTCAAGTTTGTTGACTAAGTCTGATAGTACTGCAACTTTGACAGTTTAACTGTGTGTTAGGCTTATGGctgtaatatgaatttaaggcaagcctcagaagagcgcagctacatagGCCTATAAAAGATCATAACATCATAACTCtatattatctatatttttctacgagattaacaataaaatatttcactgacatgcaaatactatcgatagttagaaagaattcaaaacaatccaaatggaatagttcaatatacttcaattttgtttttatcagatatgcagagaaaacttggcaacatgccatgctatcaaaatatgcgcgaatctgtgccgtcatcttgtgacgtcactgagaacatacacagtatatattggataactacatttattgcgttgttcttgtatatgtgtaaattaaaactacttacagtaattttaaagcgtatactgataacacatttattttatttatttatttcaaatctcgtcgtgctgataacgagaattaaaacatggctgtctacatggaggcgcgagacttttcccgcgggacacaatttcaaagtccaagggttACTGGAGTGTATTGggatctatatgctcacacacgtgttatgttTCGTAGAGCTttgctctacgcggccttctgccgcgcagagagctgcgctcttataatTAGTAGGTCTTTGGTAGCTGCATTCTATCCTGATTTAACTAACGAATAAGTATAAATCGGACAGTTGTCAATGGTTAACGTTTGTCAAGTTTGCatggggttttactgtattctgtttttagcccaccaacATCAGATGgttggctattcaaatcgcatTTCGTCCATGGTACGTTCATAAACAATACTTATTACCGTCATTTCTTGAGAAGTCCTCTATAgttatttctcaaattttacatgcatGGTTCCCTTGTTCCCTAGGAGTGTCATGgtgattttgagactgatcagaaaaacaatatggccgccaggcagccatcttggattttgatagtttgttACAACTATTTCTTAGGAGGTAGTCAGGGGTAGAAATAAATATTGGTTTTAGCTGGACCAAAGGGCTTGTCCAATAGCAAATATACTGGGCCTTCACTGGCTTCAGTGATTTAAGTGGCCCTGATATTTGGGACCTgtaaaaaattttgaaaaatgtagAAACCCTCTGGTGCATTGAAGAGTATTTTTAACCTAAAAATTCAGCATTTGAATTAGTGTGTTTTTAGATCACATGGCCCGAAGGGCTGGTACATGCTTATGTCATGGTGTAAAACGAAtttacccggcctactatacctttcggctgggtacgaattggtccctatgtgtcgtagtgtcGTAACCTAAAAATTCAGCATTTGAAATTACTGTGTTTTTAGATCACATGGCCCGAAGGGCTGGTACATGCTTATGTCATGGTGTAGaatgaatatacgtacccggcctactatacctttcggccgggtacgaattggtccctatgtgtcgtatcggagcactgcctccgaaaatcactcgggcacagttttctatactttttttcaGGTTTCCAAtgattttatgcgtatacatgcatttacatagtatttttgtccaaaacaaacagaactaccattcttaatatctaccgtaccacTCACAAGATgtaaatttcacaatttgtggacttatcatataaattcccttcagaaagacctccatacgtattatgtaaaaaaataatgcatcgatgagaatttgatattttatgtggttcagttttatttcctagtaggtaagcgatatcaaacaagtacaataaaatgtaaacaaacgttttataatggtttgcatataatcattactttgctccataaGCAGTAATATATATAGGCACCAAATTTAGCTCTAaagagctacaatattgcagctagtcaTGGTGCagcgtccatcgtccgtcctTCCTCTGtgaacattttctttaaatcgctactagtcctagagtgtttcatggaatgtaaacaaatttggccagaaacatcctttggagaaggggaacagttataatttgtataaattttgctttatttttcaagattttCATGATTACACAGCTGGTTAAGTTGTTCACAACAATGACCTTAATTTTTCAGCTGAATATATGACTATGTATCACGATATACACATTGTATGATGAATTAGGTGTATCTTTATTGATATCTttcaaaaaatgatattttttttcttttttgaaatgaatggatttaaaaaaagaaatgaaatggtatatattaataatagtCTTTTATTAATAAGAATAAATATTAGAGGTTTCTTGCACTGATTAAAGTAAAAAAGGAAAATTCACAATTTAAAGAAGTatcaggaaataaaaaaatatattgaaatttaatgGAATTTTCAGTTAcagtattcaacccaataagcccCCTATCCCTATCAGAGCCCCTTCCCTTCCTttggcttcaatttcacttacttcaaATTAATGCAgactaaaaatatgaaaactgtgttaGTTTCTTTACTGATtcattttgcaaattgatttatggtttcctttgtagaataatttgaagaaaggctagtccaaatttgtttctattaaacACCATCTTATTTGCTTCAATATTTCAAGCACCCAGGatcttattgggtcaaatatggtaaacAAATTTTCATATATGTTCACATAAAAAGTTATTATTAAACTATTGTTCTATGTAAAATAGCTGCACTAAGGTGTGCAAGCTTGGTCAAAGAAACAGTATTTAAAGTAACCATCAGTCAGTTATACTGGTATTATAAATAGAAATTTCAAGACACTTTTTGattaaattgtccctttaagtagAACTATCTGTTCTGGTAGCTTTTAATAATACTACATTGTCTCTTTGTATGGTAATCATTTAATATTGTTATAGGTCTATATTTTTCTGTCAAAAAATACTGAAGaaagaaaattacattttgttaaacaacaacaacagatgATTAAAATGTCTTTAATTTATCACAGTAAAAGTATTGCGAAACAGAAACCTCTTGTCAGTGTCAAGAAGGTTCCTTCCATCCATAGTCAATGTGAGATGACCAATCAAACCCTCCGTTACATCTTGGTGTAGCGTCCCAGCTTTGTTTGACAGTTGGGACAATTGTGGATAACATCCTTGCAGCTGTCCATGAAGAAAGGTATGATGAAACAACCAAGAACACCACTGAAATAGTCACAAAGAAAACGCTTTGTTCAAAAACCAAACGTATCGCAATGTGATCAAAAAGTTTCTCTTTtgatcatttttagctcacctggcatCGAaaggccggtgagcttatgtcatggtgcggcgtcagttgtccgtccgtctgtccgtccctTCAATCATccatccgtcaacatttcctttaaattgttACAAGTcaaagagttctgcatggaatgtaacgaAATTTGGCCGgaaacatccttgtgggaaggggaacagagtttgtataaatttttgctctgacccccaggggcaggaggggcggggcccaatagggaaaatagaggtaaacccTTTAAATGGACACTTGTCAttaagttctgcatggaatgtaatgAAATTTGGCCAGAAGCATTCTTGCGGGAAGgtaaacagagtttgtataaattttggctctgactccccaggggtaggaggggcggggcccaataggggaaatagaggtaaatccttcaAATCCCTACTGGTCATAGCGTTCTGcattgaatgtaaccaaatttggtgagAAACAttcttggaggaaggggaacagaatttgtataaattttggctctgactccccaggggcaggaggggtgggcccaataaaggaaatagaggtaaatactttaaatcgatacttgtcatagagttctgtatggaatgtaaccaaatttggctagaaacatccttgtgggaaggggaacagagtttgtataaattttggctctcattccctggggcaggagggtcagagcccaataggggaaatagaggtaaatcctttaaatcgctacttattaTAGATTTCTGCttagaatgtaaccaaatttggtgagaaacatccttggaggaaggggaacagaatttgtataaattttggctctgaccctcaggaggcaggaggggcggggcccaataggggaaataggggtTAAACCTTTAAATCGcaacttgtcatagagttctgcatggaatgtaaccaaatttggccagaaacatcctcaGGATTTAGGATAAATGGAATggttagggcgccatgaatatttatctttctgaCGGCCTTGAAAGGGGATTATTGTGAACTCAACTTTGGTAGCAAGACATTTATTGGTCACACTTTTCCTTTTCTGAGAGGTTTAAGAAGTATGCAGTaagttagttttttttttttaaattttgcctttgtctatgagcttcccacaaggatgtttcggttacattcaatgcagaactctatgaataGTAGtgatttacaggatttacctctatttcccctattgggcacaTGCACccccctctcctgcccccagggggtcagagccaaaatttatacaaactacaatttatagatgaaaaggtcttaaattgttttataaaaattgtgaattatatgactctggggtctcatgtttcccctggggagggggtcaagtttactttatataggaaaaacacatttatgaacattatttgctcaattttcataaaaaatgagtcaaacttgattagaattataatCCTGAGATacagcattttaacatccaaaTCGGTCCCCCCATACACCAAATTCTCAGGCCTTCTGTGCTCGCAAAATCCTCAAATTCCATcctaaaactcatctcagtcgtTCTTTATCATAATATTCCCCAGGGGATACCCTttatttgcgtattcattaatttcctgttagtgACACCACTGTTTATAGTTATGTACAAGGATTATaggtaataatatatgaaaaaggTATATCAATTacctcctgtgggtgcggggcgcccgaggggggggggtgtgttgttacgaaatattgaggacctttgcccccccattacgtttcatctttcTACGCCACTGATATACTCACCCATattgtgtaactctcccatAAGGTACCTTTTACTGTTTTATATgtgactgtcttatattagagtACATATATAAGACAGTAAATGGTAACatatataggacagttacaggtaatggtcccataatccgggagttaaagtacagaaacaacaatagatgacatcacatctatgtttttgttttgagatAAGATTTCCTATCTGAATTTGCATTGCTGCACAATAACACATGTTTATTAAAAACATCTACGTAGTGTGTAgttattttgtttcaataattCCAATTATAGATTAGCATGcagtattttaaattaaaaatggaAAGATACCATCAGTGTATTATATTTTCTCCTCCAAACTATGATTAATGCTGGACTTTTTGGCTATAATCTTACCCAAGAAGAGCAATGATTAGACAGCACACTATTGTATTAACACCAGGAATGAAAGTCATAACAGTGACAATGTCCTGACTACAGTTAGGGCACTGCATCCTCTGTGGGGTGTCCCGGAAGGATTTCACGACAGGAAGTGATTGTTGTGGGGCTGTAGTTACCACGACCATACCCGGCTGGCCTCCCATCATCATACCGGGCTGGCCTCCCACCACCTGCTGCTGCTGCATACCTGGCAaacaataataatttgtttttcctTTCTGATTTAGGGAAACAGTTATAATTTCGTAGTTTCTCTTTTCTGATATGatcttacatgtatgtatattgtgtAGTTTTGTGGTCCTCAGATGAGGGGTATTTATTTGTACCATTTTCATGTTAGAGTAATTAAGACGCGAATTCTTACTGCAAAAaagaaaaccaaacaaacaaaaacaaaaagaaaaaaacaacaacaaacaaactgGAATATAATCATTAATGAACTTTGCGATGCACTTCAGGTGAAAAGATTTCAAACGCATTTTGAATTTtcttaacagccaggatcactTCAGAGGAAGACTACCAAACAGTCTATCACACCTTGTATATATAGGCAACATGAAACAACTGCAAGGTTGACTTTAGGTTGACATTCACGTTAAAtattatacactgtacatataaattaaatattagtATAAAGAATGAATGAAGCAAGCCTTATAATTTACTTGGGTTTAAGAGGTATGAACTTGATTGAcaatcatatttgttttttggtATTAAAAATTCTTAGAAGCCCACTACATTTCTGCAACAGAAAGTGAAAGTTTCATAAAA
This portion of the Argopecten irradians isolate NY chromosome 6, Ai_NY, whole genome shotgun sequence genome encodes:
- the LOC138325379 gene encoding LITAF domain-containing protein-like — translated: MAQQVQPYPGMQQQAGYNPGMQQQQVVGGQPGMMMGGQPGMVVVTTAPQQSLPVVKSFRDTPQRMQCPNCSQDIVTVMTFIPGVNTIVCCLIIALLGGVLGCFIIPFFMDSCKDVIHNCPNCQTKLGRYTKM